The following proteins are encoded in a genomic region of Pungitius pungitius chromosome 17, fPunPun2.1, whole genome shotgun sequence:
- the lrrc69 gene encoding leucine-rich repeat-containing protein 69, with product MTKSVVRALYGKSTSLNLSSKKIKVVPTCISRITNLKILLLNNNSISSLPAELLSLQHLAELNLGNNALNDIPASLGRLQSLTKLYLYSNQITAVPPDVIDGLRNLVVLNLNHNQIQRLPPEIKSLSRLRHLSVLDNKLEEVPDELGHLTRLTEINLTSNNLSCLPQQLYQCKELTKLHVARNQLTSLPEGIGALGKLQVLDVAGNKLSVFPVEFHLLALRELYYEGNRFVGCEPMASARDAQVLTLKELAGRFVLREDRYRSSLVHMMLPHYPTLPALLAHGNCCALCLDPFLATWVECVHFVSLKKDMKLRSSKTIPVRALLCSYKCLNTDGHSYYGVAAR from the exons ATGACGAAGTCAGTGGTGAGAGCTTTATATGGAAAATCAACTTCCTTAAATTTAAGTTCCAAGAAAATAAAGGTCGTCCCCACTTGTATTTCCAGAATAACAAACCTGAAAATCCTCCTGCTGAACAACAACTCCATCAGCAGCCTTCCTGCAGAGCTGCTCTCGCTGCAACAC CTCGCTGAGCTAAATTTGGGAAATAATGCCTTGAATGACATTCCTGCTTCCCTGGGCCGTCTGCAGTCATTGACCAAACTCTATCTGTACAGCAACCAGATTACAGCCGTGCCACCTGATGTGATAG ATGGTTTACGAAACCTTGTTGTGCTTAATCTGAACCACAACCAGATTCAAAGACTTCCACCAGAGATTAAAAG TTTGAGCAGGCTTCGACATCTGAGTGTGCTGGACAATAAGCTGGAGGAGGTGCCTGATGAGTTGGGTCATCTCACCAGGTTGACCGAGATCAACTTGACTTCCAACAACTTGTCCTGTTTACCTCAGCAGCTGTACCAGTGTAAAGAACTAACCAAGTTACACGTAGCCAGAAACCAGCTTACCAGCCTACCGGAG GGAATTGGGGCACTGGGCAAACTTCAAGTCCTGGACGTGGCTGGAAACAAGTTGTCCGTGTTCCCCGTTGAG TTTCACCTGCTGGCCCTCAGGGAGCTTTACTACGAAGGCAACAGGTTTGTGGGCTGTGAGCCGATGGCCTCAGCGCGCGATGCACAAGTGCTTACGTTAAAG GAACTGGCTGGCAGATTTGTCCTGCGCGAGGACAGGTATCGGTCCTCCCTGGTGCACATGATGCTCCCCCACTACCCGACCCTGCCGGCCCTGCTCGCCCATGGCAACTGCTGCGCGCTCTGCCTGGATCCCTTCCTCGCCACCTGGGTGGAGTGTGTGCATTTTGTCAGCCTGAAGAAG GACATGAAATTGAGGAGTTCAAAGACTATTCCAGTGCGCGCCCTTCTTTGTTCATACAAGTGCCTTAATACGGATGGACACTCCTACTATGGCGTTGCAGCAAGATAA
- the otud6b gene encoding deubiquitinase OTUD6B isoform X2 produces the protein MKNAIPKNDKKRRKQLTEEIAKIETDLNQKHDEELRQLKSKTNTEVEVLNGVETMKIADGDEQEEGKQPRLTKAQKRRDKKAAEEKERESRIAEAEVQNLQGVRHQEGLKLAQKLAQRQLQIKEISSDGHCMYRAIEDQLAKRSEPGSITSVKELRSSTAQRMRGYADDFLPFLTNPNTGDMYTTDEFDKYCSDVEHTAAWGGQLELRALTQVLHLPVEVIQADSATIKIGEEFDSEPITLVYMRHAYGLGEHYNSVEGLKEPLNAEES, from the exons ATGAAAAATGCAATCCCCAAAAATGAcaagaaaaggaggaaacagtTGACAGAGGAAATTGCAAAAATTGAGACTGACCTGAACCAGAAACAtgacgaagaattgaggcaacTCAAATCCAAAACCAACACAGAG GTAGAGGTGTTAAATGGAGTGGAGACGATGAAGATAGCTGATGGAGATGAACAAGAGGAGGGGAAACAACCACGTCTAACCAAGGCCCAGAAAAGAAGG GACAAGAAGGCtgccgaggagaaggagagagagagcaggatcGCAGAGGCTGAGGTACAAAACCTGCAGGGTGTGAGGCACCAGGAGGGTTTAAAGCTGGCCCAGAAACTCGCACAGCGACAGCTTCAGATCAAAGAGATCTCCTCTGATGGCCACTGCATGTATCGTGCCATTGAAGATCAGCTTGCAAAGCGTTCAGAG CCCGGATCAATCACCAGCGTGAAAGAACTGCGGTCCAGCACTGCTCAGCGCATGAGAGGCTATGCTGATGACTTCCTCCCTTTCCTCACCAACCCCAACACCGGTGACATGTACACAACAG ATGAGTTTGACAAATACTGCAGTGATGTGGAGCACACAGCAGCTTGGGGTGGACAACTGGAA TTGCGAGCTTTGACCCAAGTGCTTCACCTGCCAGTCGAAGTGATCCAGGCCGACTCCGCAACCATAAAAATTGGGGAGGAATTTGATAGTGAACCCATCACCCTTGT CTATATGCGTCATGCCTATGGACTAGGAGAGCACTACAACTCTGTGGAGGGCCTGAAGGAGCCGCTCAACGCAGAGGAGAGCTGA
- the otud6b gene encoding deubiquitinase OTUD6B isoform X1, translating to MEEETVETPEEQLAKQHRKEKKDAQAKIQSMKNAIPKNDKKRRKQLTEEIAKIETDLNQKHDEELRQLKSKTNTEVEVLNGVETMKIADGDEQEEGKQPRLTKAQKRRDKKAAEEKERESRIAEAEVQNLQGVRHQEGLKLAQKLAQRQLQIKEISSDGHCMYRAIEDQLAKRSEPGSITSVKELRSSTAQRMRGYADDFLPFLTNPNTGDMYTTDEFDKYCSDVEHTAAWGGQLELRALTQVLHLPVEVIQADSATIKIGEEFDSEPITLVYMRHAYGLGEHYNSVEGLKEPLNAEES from the exons atggaggaggagacggtggAGACACCGGAGGAGCAGCTGGCGAAGCAGCAccgcaaagaaaagaaagatgcgCAAG CTAAAATCCAGAGCATGAAAAATGCAATCCCCAAAAATGAcaagaaaaggaggaaacagtTGACAGAGGAAATTGCAAAAATTGAGACTGACCTGAACCAGAAACAtgacgaagaattgaggcaacTCAAATCCAAAACCAACACAGAG GTAGAGGTGTTAAATGGAGTGGAGACGATGAAGATAGCTGATGGAGATGAACAAGAGGAGGGGAAACAACCACGTCTAACCAAGGCCCAGAAAAGAAGG GACAAGAAGGCtgccgaggagaaggagagagagagcaggatcGCAGAGGCTGAGGTACAAAACCTGCAGGGTGTGAGGCACCAGGAGGGTTTAAAGCTGGCCCAGAAACTCGCACAGCGACAGCTTCAGATCAAAGAGATCTCCTCTGATGGCCACTGCATGTATCGTGCCATTGAAGATCAGCTTGCAAAGCGTTCAGAG CCCGGATCAATCACCAGCGTGAAAGAACTGCGGTCCAGCACTGCTCAGCGCATGAGAGGCTATGCTGATGACTTCCTCCCTTTCCTCACCAACCCCAACACCGGTGACATGTACACAACAG ATGAGTTTGACAAATACTGCAGTGATGTGGAGCACACAGCAGCTTGGGGTGGACAACTGGAA TTGCGAGCTTTGACCCAAGTGCTTCACCTGCCAGTCGAAGTGATCCAGGCCGACTCCGCAACCATAAAAATTGGGGAGGAATTTGATAGTGAACCCATCACCCTTGT CTATATGCGTCATGCCTATGGACTAGGAGAGCACTACAACTCTGTGGAGGGCCTGAAGGAGCCGCTCAACGCAGAGGAGAGCTGA
- the rab5aa gene encoding RAB5A, member RAS oncogene family, a → MANRGGATRPNGPNAGNKICQFKLVLLGESAVGKSSLVLRFVKGQFHEFQESTIGAAFLTQTVCLDDTTVKFEIWDTAGQERYHSLAPMYYRGAQAAIVVYDITNEESFARAKNWVKELQRQASPNIVIALSGNKADLANKRAVDFQDAQSYADDNSLLFMETSAKTSMNVNEIFMAIAKRLPKSEPQAAGASSGRNRGVDLTEAAQPVKAPCCSN, encoded by the exons ATGGCCAATCGGGGAGGAGCTACGAGACCCAATGGACCCAACGCCGGGAACAAGATCTGTCAGTTTAAGCTGGTGCTCTTGGGGGAGTCAGCTGTTGGAAAGTCCAGCTTAGTTCTCCGCTTCGTCAAGGGTCAGTTCCATGAATTCCAGGAGAGCACGATAGGGG CTGCCTTTCTCACCCAGACGGTGTGTTTAGACGATACAACAGTGAAGTTTGAAATCTGGGACACTGCCGGTCAGGAGCGTTACCACAGTTTGGCACCTATGTATTACAGAGGAGCCCAGGCGGCCATCGTGGTCTACGACATCACAAACGAG GAGTCGTTTGCACGAGCAAAGAACTGggtgaaggagctgcagagacaAGCAAGCCCTAATATAGTCATCGCTTTGTCAGGCAACAAGGCTGACCTAGCCAACAAGAGAGCTGTGGACTTCCAG GATGCCCAGTCCTACGCGGATGACAACAGCTTACTTTTCATGGAGACATCGGCAAAGACATCTATGAACGTGAATGAGATATTTATGGCCATTG CAAAGAGATTGCCGAAGAGTGAGCCGCAGGCCGCAGGAGCCAGCAGCGGGCGGAACCGGGGGGTGGACCTGACGGAGGCCGCCCAGCCAGTCAAGGCTCCGTGCTGCAGTAACTGA
- the kat2b gene encoding histone acetyltransferase KAT2B → MADNAGIQQGSPAIGAAGLVPAAPGAGGTEGSGAAGGSARIAVKKAQLRASPRPKKLEKLGVYSSCKAEGACKCNGWKSQNPPPTPPRTDQQSSAVNLQEPCRSCSHTLGDHVTHLENISEEEMNRLLGIVLDVEYLYTCVHKEEDADTKQVYFSLFKLLRKSIVQMGKPMLEAQDSPPFEKPSIEQGVNNFVQYKFSHLPSKERQTIMELAKMFLNQINYWQLETPSQRRQRVLNDDAAGYKANYTRWLCYCNVPQFCDSLPRYETTQIFGRTLLRSVFTVMRKQLLEQARQEKDKLPPEKRTLILTHFPKFLSMLEEEVYSHSSPIWSQGFLAGAPGGQIPIRPVISVSPVAKPSYYSPSPVSVEPSTCGSVSPARKAASAAEPTAGGEKRKPTEPLPHEESKRPRVVGDIPLELINEVMATITDPAAIPETSLLSAHSARDEAARLEERRGVIEFHVIGNSLNQKPNKRILMWLVGLQNVFSHQLPRMPKEYITRLVFDPKHKTLSLIKDGRVIGGICFRMFPSQGFTEIVFCAVTSNEQVKGYGTHLMNHLKEYHIKHEILNFLTYADEYAIGYFKKQGFSKDIKVPKAKYVGYIKDYEGATLMGCELNPSIPYTEFSVIIKKQKEIIKKLIERKQAQIRKVYPGLSCFKEGVRQIPIESIPGIRETGWKPVGKGKELKDPDQLYSTLKTILQHVKSHQNAWPFMEPVKKTEAPGYYQVIRFPMDLKTMSERLKSRYYTTRKLFMADMQRIFTNCREYNPPESEYYKCANLLEKFFYTKIKEAGLIEK, encoded by the exons ATGGCCGACAACGCTGGGATTCAGCAAGGTTCGCCGGCCATCGGGGCAGCGGGCCTGGTTCCGGCCGCTCCTGGAGCCGGGGGGACGGAGGGCTCCGGCGCCGCTGGAGGATCCGCACGTATCGCCGTGAAGAAGGCGCAACTCCGCGCGTCACCTCGGCCGAAGAAACTGGAAAAACTCGGCGTGTATTCATCCTGCAAA GCTGAGGGAGCATGTAAGTGCAACGGCTGGAAAAGTCAGAAcccccctccgacccccccaCGAACCGACCAGCAGTCCAGCGCAGTCAACCTGCAGGAGCCTTGCCGGAGCTGCTCTCACACCTTGG GTGATCATGTAACCCATCTAGAAAATATTTCTGAGGAGGAAATGAACAGACTTTTAGGTATTGTTCTGGATGTGGAGTATCTCTACACATGTGTTCACAAAGAGGAGGATGCCGACACTAAGCAGGTCTACTTTTCCCTCTTCAAA ctgttgaGGAAATCCATCGTACAGATGGGCAAACCGATGTTAGAAGCACAGGACAGTCCCCCGTTTGAAAAGCCCAGCATCGAGCAG GGGGTGAACAATTTTGTCCAGTACAAATTCAGTCACCTTCCCTCTAAGGAACGTCAGACCATAATGGAACTGGCCAAGATGTTCCTCAACCAAATCAACTACTGGCAGCTTGAAACGCCCTCTCAGAGACGCCAGAGGGTTCTCAATGACGATGCAGCGGGATACAAAGCCAACTACACCAG GTGGCTCTGTTACTGCAACGTGCCTCAGTTCTGCGACAGTCTGCCCCGGTACGAGACCACTCAGATCTTCGGCCGGACGCTGTTGCGTTCAGTGTTCACCGTGATGaggaaacagctgctggagcaggcgaGACAGGAAAAGGACAAGTTGCCACCTGAAAAGCGCACGCTCATCCTCACGCACTTTCCCaa GTTCCTGTCtatgctggaggaggaggtgtacaGCCACAGCTCTCCCATCTGGAGCCAAGGCTTCTTGGCGGGAGCTCCAGGAGGGCAGATACCCATCCGCCCAG tTATCAGTGTGTCCCCTGTGGCAAAGCCGTCGTACTACAGTCCCAGCCCCGTGTCGGTGGAACCATCCACCTGCGGCAGTGTCAGCCCCGCCAGGAAAGCAGCTTCTGCAGCGGAGCCGACCGCAG GTGGAGAAAAGCGCAAACCCACTGAGCCTCTCCCCCACGAGGAGAGCAAGAGACCCAGAGTGGTGGGGGACATCCCCCTGGAGCTCATCAATGAGGTCATGGCAACCATCACCGACCCGGCCGCCATTCCAGAG ACCAGTCTGCTGTCGGCTCACTCTGCTCGCGATGAAGCCGCTCGCCTGGAGGAGCGCAGGGGGGTGATTGAATTCCACGTTATTGGAAACTCCTTAAACCAGAAGCCCAACAAGAGGATCTTGATGTGGCTCGTCGGCCTCCAGAACGTTTTCTCTCACCAGCTGCCCCGCATGCCCAAGGAGTACATCACGCGCCTGGTCTTCGATCC GAAGCACAAGACGTTGTCACTTATCAAAGACGGCCGTGTGATTGGAGGGATCTGCTTTCGGATGTTTCCCTCGCAGGGCTTTACGGAGATTGTCTTTTGCGCCGTCACCTCTAACGAGCAGGTCAAG GGTTATGGGACCCATTTAATGAACCACCTGAAGGAATATCACATAAAGCATGAAATCCTCAACTTCCTCACTTATGCTGATGAGTACGCCATCGGCTACTTCAAGAAACAG gGTTTCTCGAAGGACATCAAGGTCCCCAAGGCCAAGTACGTGGGCTACATCAAGGACTATGAAGGAGCTACGCTCATGGGCTGTGAGCTTAACCCCAGCATTCCCTACACTGAGTTTTCTGTCATTATCAAGAAGCAAAaggag aTCATCAAGAAGCTGATAGAGAGGAAGCAGGCTCAGATTAGAAAAGTCTATCCGGGGCTTTCCTGTTTTAAGGAAGGAGTTCGGCAGATTCCCATTGAGAGCATTCCTGGCATAC GTGAAACTGGCTGGAAGCCTGTGGGAAAAGG TAAGGAACTGAAGGACCCAGATCAATTGTACAGCACTCTAAAGACCATCCTCCAGCATGTGAAA AGTCACCAGAATGCCTGGCCTTTCATGGAGCCAGTGAAGAAAACCGAGGCCCCCGGGTACTACCAAGTCATTCGCTTCCCCATGG ACCTTAAGACAATGAGCGAGCGCCTGAAGAGCAGGTACTACACGACACGCAAGTTGTTCATGGCCGACATGCAGCGCATCTTCACCAACTGTCGTGAATACAACCCCCCGGAGAGCGAGTACTACAAGTGTGCCAATTTACTGGAGAAGTTCTTTTACACCAAGATCAAAGAAGCAGGCCTCATcgagaagtag
- the sgo1 gene encoding shugoshin 1 isoform X2, with protein sequence MAKERARKKSFQQSLEDIKERMKEKRNKRLARASAPRRALSKIMTNNSSSSVVNSIHTILKGVQQNNKELALGLQAEKEKGRQATAVILQLKREQQALFLHLLLLKKKLKEQEALALRATETKAPNAFVEPVMTEPKHPLDSSRRKLSSQNPDNPLGCKSSPICADLPPCEKNAQTDRLAFLPSTVDVRRRYAEGSRRSERVRKKKSLSEGDPITGVGTLLASPIRSDQENTNPPQQETDLADPVGDGEFQHSTPEPAPPKNRGNQLRPSRKKSQQQPRTKPVPPPQKAERGRKADRAPLKKPWENPKPRARSKSRDRSATRAQAPMPSQGNKLNSSLGFNDTFDFDCEEAVHLTPFRAKAEDGLPARAFSEEAPPAKATTVASEQIESSSSSASSESEDSLYVPQKRRGAQKPPDETKWITTRRGRRSKVVLQKEIVPPKQKNPVFSDEKSSPEAAEPGKKEEEEAAHLSPDSSFSNSPDPAFLRQENPHEPPRGVNEKDCLLAVSPLVEVEMMRIDNVLSNFGDSSGEAPPLLPHPTPQRIKTCKKPYRKFSHSDARCSTPVPSRKRRCTMVVDYKEPALNAKLRRGDKFTDLQFLRSPIFKQNPGRRSVQKSRNAISSQQGFDKYNESFVGCR encoded by the exons ATGGCGAAAGAACGAGCCCGGAAGAAGTCCTTCCAGCAGAGTCTGGAGGACATCAAGGAAAggatgaaggagaagaggaacaaACGGCTGGCCCGTGCTTCAGCCCCCAGAAGAGCACTGTCCAAAATAATgaccaacaacagcagcagcagtg TGGTCAACTCCATTCACACCATCCTGAAGGGTGTCCAGCAGAACAACAAGGAGCTGGCTCTTGGCCTTCAGGCTGAGAAGGAAAAGGGGAGACAGGCTACTGCGGTGATCCTGCAGCTGAAGAGGGAGCAACAGGCGCTCTTCCTTCACCTACTTCTGCTCAAGAAGAAGCTCAAAGAGCAAGAGGCTCTTGCACTTAGAGCTACAGAG ACTAAAGCTCCAAATGCCTTTGTGGAACCTGTCATGACAGAACCCAAACACCCTTTGGATTCGTCAAG AAGAAAGCTGTCCAGCCAGAACCCTGATAACCCGCTCGGGTGCAAATCCTCACCAATTTGTGCAG acCTCCCGCCCTGTGAAAAAAACGCACAAACGGACCGGCTGGCTTTCCTGCCATCCACGGTGGATGTGAGACGTCGATATGCAGAAGGAAGCAGGAGGTCTGAGCGTGTGCGAAAAAAGAAGTCCTTGAGTGAGGGTGACCCCATCACAGGCGTTGGTACTTTGTTAGCGAGTCCCATCCGCAGTGACCAGGAAAATACAAATCCGCCTCAGCAAGAAACGGATCTCGCGGACCCCGTGGGAGACGGTGAATTTCAGCATTCTACCCCTGAACCCGCCCCACCCAAAAATAGGGGCAACCAACTGCGGCCCAGCAGGAAAAAATCCCAGCAGCAGCCCCGAACCAAACCGGTTCCTCCGCCACAGAAAGCAGAGAGAGGCCGCAAAGCAGACCGTGCTCCATTGAAGAAACCGTGGGAGAATCCCAAGCCCAGAGCTCGCTCCAAGAGCCGGGACCGGTCGGCCACGCGGGCCCAAGCGCCAATGCCGTCACAGGGGAACAAGCTCAACAGCTCGCTGGGTTTCAATGACACATTTGACTTTGATTGCGAGGAGGCGGTTCACCTCACGCCGTTCAGGGCCAAGGCAGAGGACGGTCTGCCGGCCAGGGCCTTCAGCGAGGAGGCTCCTCCGGCCAAGGCCACGACTGTGGCTTCCGAACAGATCGAATCGAGCTCCTCGTCGGCCTCCTCTGAATCGGAGGACAGCCTTTATGTTCCTCAGAAGCGCAGAGGGGCTCAGAAACCCCCCGACGAGACCAAATGGATCACAACTCGTAGAGGCCGGCGCTCTAAAGTCGTCCTACAGAAAGAAATCGTCCCTCCAAAACAAAAGAACCCTG TCTTTAGCGATGAGAAGTCAAGTCCTGAGGCTGCAGAGCcggggaagaaagaagaagaagaagcagcgcaTCTCTCCCCTGACTCCAGCTTCTCTAACAGTCCCGACCCGGCGTTTTTGAGACAGGAAAATCCACACG AGCCTCCGCGAGGGGTTAATGAGAAGGATTGTTTGCTGGCAGTCAGCCCTCTGGTCGAAGTGGAGATGATGAGAATAGACAACGTCCTGTCTAACTTTGGTGATTCCTCGGGTGAAGCTCCTCCTCTTTTACCTCACCCAACGCCCCAGAGGATCAAGACGTGCAAGAAAC CCTATCGCAAGTTCTCGCACAGTGACGCCCGATGCTCCACCCCTGTTCCTTCTCGCAAGCGGCGCTGCACCATGGTGGTGGACTACAAGGAGCCGGCGCTAAATGC GAAACTTCGGCGCGGGGACAAGTTCACGGACCTGCAGTTCCTCCGCTCTCCCATTTTCAAGCAAAATCCCGGCAGAAGGTCCGTGCAGAAATCAAGGAATGCAATCAGCAGTCAGCAGGGGTTTGATAAATACAATGAGTCATTTGTAGGATGTCGCTGA
- the sgo1 gene encoding shugoshin 1 isoform X1: protein MAKERARKKSFQQSLEDIKERMKEKRNKRLARASAPRRALSKIMTNNSSSSVVNSIHTILKGVQQNNKELALGLQAEKEKGRQATAVILQLKREQQALFLHLLLLKKKLKEQEALALRATETKAPNAFVEPVMTEPKHPLDSSRRKLSSQNPDNPLGCKSSPICADLPPCEKNAQTDRLAFLPSTVDVRRRYAEGSRRSERVRKKKSLSEGDPITGVGTLLASPIRSDQENTNPPQQETDLADPVGDGEFQHSTPEPAPPKNRGNQLRPSRKKSQQQPRTKPVPPPQKAERGRKADRAPLKKPWENPKPRARSKSRDRSATRAQAPMPSQGNKLNSSLGFNDTFDFDCEEAVHLTPFRAKAEDGLPARAFSEEAPPAKATTVASEQIESSSSSASSESEDSLYVPQKRRGAQKPPDETKWITTRRGRRSKVVLQKEIVPPKQKNPVFSDEKSSPEAAEPGKKEEEEAAHLSPDSSFSNSPDPAFLRQENPHEPPRGVNEKDCLLAVSPLVEVEMMRIDNVLSNFGDSSGEAPPLLPHPTPQRIKTCKKRGLGVRPAGRGLSLCDVTNLSPAAYRKFSHSDARCSTPVPSRKRRCTMVVDYKEPALNAKLRRGDKFTDLQFLRSPIFKQNPGRRSVQKSRNAISSQQGFDKYNESFVGCR, encoded by the exons ATGGCGAAAGAACGAGCCCGGAAGAAGTCCTTCCAGCAGAGTCTGGAGGACATCAAGGAAAggatgaaggagaagaggaacaaACGGCTGGCCCGTGCTTCAGCCCCCAGAAGAGCACTGTCCAAAATAATgaccaacaacagcagcagcagtg TGGTCAACTCCATTCACACCATCCTGAAGGGTGTCCAGCAGAACAACAAGGAGCTGGCTCTTGGCCTTCAGGCTGAGAAGGAAAAGGGGAGACAGGCTACTGCGGTGATCCTGCAGCTGAAGAGGGAGCAACAGGCGCTCTTCCTTCACCTACTTCTGCTCAAGAAGAAGCTCAAAGAGCAAGAGGCTCTTGCACTTAGAGCTACAGAG ACTAAAGCTCCAAATGCCTTTGTGGAACCTGTCATGACAGAACCCAAACACCCTTTGGATTCGTCAAG AAGAAAGCTGTCCAGCCAGAACCCTGATAACCCGCTCGGGTGCAAATCCTCACCAATTTGTGCAG acCTCCCGCCCTGTGAAAAAAACGCACAAACGGACCGGCTGGCTTTCCTGCCATCCACGGTGGATGTGAGACGTCGATATGCAGAAGGAAGCAGGAGGTCTGAGCGTGTGCGAAAAAAGAAGTCCTTGAGTGAGGGTGACCCCATCACAGGCGTTGGTACTTTGTTAGCGAGTCCCATCCGCAGTGACCAGGAAAATACAAATCCGCCTCAGCAAGAAACGGATCTCGCGGACCCCGTGGGAGACGGTGAATTTCAGCATTCTACCCCTGAACCCGCCCCACCCAAAAATAGGGGCAACCAACTGCGGCCCAGCAGGAAAAAATCCCAGCAGCAGCCCCGAACCAAACCGGTTCCTCCGCCACAGAAAGCAGAGAGAGGCCGCAAAGCAGACCGTGCTCCATTGAAGAAACCGTGGGAGAATCCCAAGCCCAGAGCTCGCTCCAAGAGCCGGGACCGGTCGGCCACGCGGGCCCAAGCGCCAATGCCGTCACAGGGGAACAAGCTCAACAGCTCGCTGGGTTTCAATGACACATTTGACTTTGATTGCGAGGAGGCGGTTCACCTCACGCCGTTCAGGGCCAAGGCAGAGGACGGTCTGCCGGCCAGGGCCTTCAGCGAGGAGGCTCCTCCGGCCAAGGCCACGACTGTGGCTTCCGAACAGATCGAATCGAGCTCCTCGTCGGCCTCCTCTGAATCGGAGGACAGCCTTTATGTTCCTCAGAAGCGCAGAGGGGCTCAGAAACCCCCCGACGAGACCAAATGGATCACAACTCGTAGAGGCCGGCGCTCTAAAGTCGTCCTACAGAAAGAAATCGTCCCTCCAAAACAAAAGAACCCTG TCTTTAGCGATGAGAAGTCAAGTCCTGAGGCTGCAGAGCcggggaagaaagaagaagaagaagcagcgcaTCTCTCCCCTGACTCCAGCTTCTCTAACAGTCCCGACCCGGCGTTTTTGAGACAGGAAAATCCACACG AGCCTCCGCGAGGGGTTAATGAGAAGGATTGTTTGCTGGCAGTCAGCCCTCTGGTCGAAGTGGAGATGATGAGAATAGACAACGTCCTGTCTAACTTTGGTGATTCCTCGGGTGAAGCTCCTCCTCTTTTACCTCACCCAACGCCCCAGAGGATCAAGACGTGCAAGAAAC GTGGTCTTGGTGTGAGGCCAGCAGGGCGGGGCTTGAGTCTGTGTGATGTGACCAATCTGTCCCCTGCAGCCTATCGCAAGTTCTCGCACAGTGACGCCCGATGCTCCACCCCTGTTCCTTCTCGCAAGCGGCGCTGCACCATGGTGGTGGACTACAAGGAGCCGGCGCTAAATGC GAAACTTCGGCGCGGGGACAAGTTCACGGACCTGCAGTTCCTCCGCTCTCCCATTTTCAAGCAAAATCCCGGCAGAAGGTCCGTGCAGAAATCAAGGAATGCAATCAGCAGTCAGCAGGGGTTTGATAAATACAATGAGTCATTTGTAGGATGTCGCTGA